One region of Streptomyces sp. NBC_00442 genomic DNA includes:
- a CDS encoding putative protein N(5)-glutamine methyltransferase, with translation MSVEPLSPSTVVTRLRAAGCVFAEDEAELLLATARRPAELAAMVERRISGLPLEHVLGWAEFHGLRVAVDPGVFVPRRRTEFLVQQALAAADASGPVVVVDLCCGSGALGAALASALPGSELHAADIEPAAVRCARRNLAAFGGHVYEGDLFAPLPAELRGRVSILTANVPYVPSGEVGLLPPEARDHEPLVALDGGADGLDIMRRVALAAPRWLAPGGTLLVETSERQVPGALAAMAAGGLRARLVTSDELYATVVTGVRE, from the coding sequence ATGTCAGTCGAACCGCTTTCCCCCTCCACCGTCGTGACCCGGCTGCGCGCCGCCGGGTGCGTATTCGCCGAGGACGAGGCGGAGTTGCTCCTCGCCACGGCCCGCCGTCCCGCCGAGCTCGCCGCGATGGTGGAGCGCAGGATCTCCGGCCTTCCCCTCGAACACGTCCTGGGCTGGGCCGAGTTCCACGGCCTCCGAGTCGCGGTGGACCCCGGGGTCTTCGTCCCGCGCCGGCGCACCGAGTTCCTCGTCCAGCAGGCGCTGGCCGCCGCGGACGCGTCCGGGCCGGTCGTCGTCGTGGACCTGTGCTGCGGCTCGGGGGCGCTGGGCGCTGCCCTGGCGTCGGCGCTGCCCGGCTCCGAACTGCACGCCGCCGACATCGAACCCGCCGCCGTGCGCTGCGCCCGCCGCAACCTCGCCGCGTTCGGCGGTCACGTCTACGAGGGCGACCTCTTCGCGCCCCTCCCCGCGGAGCTGCGCGGCCGCGTCTCCATCCTGACGGCGAACGTCCCGTACGTGCCCTCCGGCGAAGTCGGCCTCCTGCCGCCCGAGGCCCGCGACCACGAACCGCTGGTCGCCCTCGACGGCGGCGCGGACGGCCTCGACATCATGCGCCGCGTCGCCCTGGCCGCACCGCGGTGGCTCGCCCCCGGCGGCACCCTCCTCGTCGAGACCAGCGAACGGCAGGTGCCGGGGGCGCTCGCGGCGATGGCCGCGGGCGGCCTGCGCGCCCGCCTGGTCACCTCGGACGAGCTGTACGCGACGGTGGTGACGGGCGTACGGGAGTGA
- a CDS encoding enoyl-CoA hydratase/isomerase family protein: MSVQVTRDKDTGVAVVTLDRPERLNAIDLETARRLAQVWRDLRFDDTVRAAVLTGSGERAFCTGIDRSAEVAQPSSPYSTEDPLLSIGPKANDLWKPVIAAVRGMACGGAFYLLGEAEFVIAAEDASFFDPHTTYGMVSAYESMYLALRMPHGEAARLALMGTAERMSARRAHEIGFVSEVTAPGGELTSAVRCAETIASFPTEAVQGTVRSVWAAKEATLAQALSRAPAFVALGNLPPGRQAELFGARRSKEFRMR, from the coding sequence ATGAGCGTCCAGGTGACCCGCGACAAGGACACCGGCGTCGCGGTGGTCACCCTGGACCGGCCCGAGCGCCTCAACGCCATCGATCTGGAGACGGCCCGTCGACTTGCCCAAGTATGGCGGGATCTGAGGTTCGACGACACCGTACGGGCCGCCGTTCTGACCGGCTCCGGGGAGCGGGCGTTCTGCACCGGGATCGACCGCTCGGCCGAGGTGGCGCAGCCCTCGTCCCCGTACTCCACCGAGGATCCGCTGCTCTCGATCGGCCCGAAGGCCAACGACCTGTGGAAGCCGGTGATCGCCGCCGTGCGCGGGATGGCCTGCGGCGGTGCCTTCTACCTGCTGGGCGAGGCCGAGTTCGTGATCGCCGCCGAGGACGCGAGCTTCTTCGACCCGCACACCACGTACGGGATGGTCAGCGCCTACGAGTCGATGTACCTCGCGCTGCGGATGCCGCACGGCGAGGCGGCCCGCCTCGCGCTGATGGGGACGGCCGAGCGGATGTCGGCGCGACGGGCCCACGAGATCGGATTCGTCAGCGAAGTCACCGCACCTGGAGGGGAGTTGACGTCCGCCGTGCGGTGCGCGGAGACGATCGCCTCGTTCCCGACGGAGGCGGTCCAGGGGACGGTGCGCTCGGTGTGGGCGGCAAAGGAGGCCACCCTCGCCCAGGCCCTCTCCCGCGCCCCGGCCTTCGTGGCGCTGGGGAACCTGCCGCCCGGCCGGCAGGCGGAGCTGTTCGGCGCGCGGCGCTCGAAGGAGTTCCGGATGCGGTGA
- a CDS encoding Zn-ribbon domain-containing OB-fold protein, whose protein sequence is MLTPVVDDDGAPFWEYAARGELRVQACAAPDCGRLRFPPRPCCPHCQSFDSEWRRVSGRARIWSYVFPHPPLLPDYAAMAPYNAVVVELAEDPLIRLVGNVVAEPDAPLDSVDPSRLRIGARVQVTFTEVDGVSVPRWLLERP, encoded by the coding sequence ATGCTGACACCCGTGGTGGACGACGACGGCGCCCCCTTCTGGGAGTACGCGGCCCGCGGCGAGCTCCGCGTCCAGGCCTGCGCAGCCCCCGACTGCGGCCGGCTCCGCTTCCCGCCCCGCCCCTGCTGCCCGCACTGCCAGTCCTTCGACAGCGAGTGGCGCCGGGTGTCGGGCCGCGCCCGCATCTGGTCGTACGTCTTCCCGCACCCCCCGCTGCTCCCCGACTACGCGGCGATGGCTCCCTACAACGCGGTCGTCGTCGAACTCGCCGAGGACCCCCTGATCCGCCTGGTCGGCAACGTGGTCGCCGAGCCGGACGCGCCGCTCGACTCCGTCGACCCGTCCCGGCTGCGGATCGGCGCCCGCGTCCAGGTCACGTTCACCGAGGTCGACGGGGTGAGCGTGCCGCGCTGGCTCCTGGAGCGCCCATGA
- a CDS encoding lipid-transfer protein, with amino-acid sequence MATLKDATAIVGIGQTPFARQLPESEKTLACRAILAALDDAGISPSEVDAFASYTMEETDEVEVAKSVGAGDVTFFSKIGFGGGGSCATVGHLASAIATGQASVGVAWRSRKRGSGPRPWKNTAVQLPTPAQWTRPFGLLRPADEIGMLARRYFHEYGATRDHLFNVALACRNRANQNPAAIMYERPLTREMYMTSRWISDPLCLFDNCLETDGALACVVVSAERARDCRQKPVYVHSAAQGLPAQHHGMVNYWNDDPLTGPAWTAARHLWKQADFGPGDVDVAQIYDAFTPLIPLSLEGYGFCGRGEGGAFTEGGALEIGGRLPLNTGGGGLSEAYVHGFNLINEGVKQLRGTSTAQVPNAATCLVTAGEGVPTSAILLRS; translated from the coding sequence ATGGCCACTCTGAAGGACGCGACAGCCATAGTCGGCATCGGGCAGACGCCGTTCGCCAGGCAACTGCCCGAATCCGAGAAGACCTTGGCGTGCCGGGCGATCCTCGCCGCGCTCGACGACGCGGGCATCAGCCCCTCCGAGGTCGACGCGTTCGCCTCGTACACGATGGAGGAGACCGACGAGGTCGAGGTCGCCAAGTCCGTCGGTGCCGGGGACGTGACCTTCTTCAGCAAGATCGGGTTCGGGGGCGGCGGTTCCTGCGCCACCGTCGGGCACCTCGCCTCCGCCATCGCGACCGGGCAGGCGAGCGTGGGCGTGGCCTGGCGCTCGCGCAAGCGGGGCAGCGGGCCAAGGCCCTGGAAGAACACGGCCGTTCAGCTGCCCACTCCCGCCCAGTGGACCCGCCCCTTCGGCCTGCTGCGGCCCGCCGACGAGATCGGCATGCTGGCCCGCCGCTACTTCCACGAGTACGGCGCCACCCGCGACCACCTCTTCAACGTGGCGCTCGCCTGCCGCAACCGCGCCAACCAGAACCCGGCCGCGATCATGTACGAGCGCCCGCTGACCCGCGAGATGTACATGACCTCCCGCTGGATCAGCGACCCGCTCTGCCTCTTCGACAACTGCCTCGAAACGGACGGCGCGTTGGCGTGTGTCGTGGTCTCCGCCGAGCGGGCCCGGGACTGCCGGCAGAAGCCCGTGTACGTGCACTCCGCCGCCCAGGGCCTGCCCGCCCAGCACCACGGCATGGTCAACTACTGGAACGACGACCCGCTCACGGGGCCCGCCTGGACCGCCGCCCGACACCTGTGGAAACAGGCCGACTTCGGGCCCGGCGACGTCGATGTGGCGCAGATCTACGACGCGTTCACCCCACTCATCCCGCTCTCCCTGGAGGGCTACGGATTCTGCGGGCGCGGCGAGGGCGGCGCGTTCACCGAGGGCGGCGCCCTGGAGATCGGCGGGCGGCTGCCCCTCAACACCGGCGGCGGCGGCCTGAGCGAGGCCTACGTCCACGGGTTCAACCTCATCAACGAGGGCGTCAAACAGCTGCGCGGCACCAGCACCGCCCAGGTGCCGAACGCCGCCACCTGCCTGGTCACCGCGGGCGAAGGCGTGCCCACGTCCGCGATCCTGCTGAGGAGTTGA
- a CDS encoding FadD3 family acyl-CoA ligase: MRGDLEWGTIAKLVRSAAERYGDREAVVEGRGRISYAELGERVERAAAACVAAGVEPGDRVALWAPNTADWIVSALGAVSAGAVLVPLNTRFKGAEAAYVLESSRAKLLFITGTFLGTSYVASLRRATAQGSGTGPLPSLPHLEQVVVLSDDAPDSFRTWKDFLAGGEGVSAAEVTARAEALSPSSPSDIVYTSGTTGRPKGAVITHAQTLRCYAIWAELAGLRAGDRYLIVNPFFHTFGYKAGIIACLMRGATMVPQPVFNVDTALANIAAERISVLPGPPTLHQALLDHPSRDQHDLSALRLVVTGAAVVPLRLVERLRTELGVDTVLTAYGLSEASGIVTMCRRGDPAQVIASTSGRAIPGTEIRVLAEPGEPGEIQVRGFNVMRGYFEDAAETTRTIDTDGWLHTGDIGVLDPAGNLRVTDRIKDMFIVGGFNAYPAEIEQLLGLHPEVADVAVIGIPDPRLGEVGRAYVIRRPGSPLTADDLIAWSRREMANYKVPREVEFVAELPRNASGKVVKGELRGR; encoded by the coding sequence ATGCGCGGGGACCTGGAGTGGGGCACGATCGCGAAGCTGGTGCGGAGCGCCGCCGAGCGGTACGGCGACCGGGAGGCGGTCGTCGAGGGCCGCGGCCGGATCTCGTACGCGGAGCTCGGCGAGCGCGTGGAGCGCGCGGCGGCGGCGTGCGTCGCGGCCGGGGTGGAGCCGGGCGACCGCGTCGCGCTGTGGGCGCCCAACACCGCGGACTGGATCGTCTCGGCGCTCGGCGCGGTGAGCGCGGGCGCGGTGCTCGTGCCGCTGAACACACGGTTCAAGGGCGCGGAGGCCGCGTACGTCCTGGAAAGCAGCCGCGCCAAGCTGCTGTTCATCACCGGCACCTTCCTCGGCACGTCCTACGTCGCCTCGCTGCGCCGCGCCACGGCCCAGGGGAGCGGCACGGGCCCGCTGCCCTCGCTCCCGCACCTGGAGCAGGTGGTGGTCCTCTCGGACGACGCACCCGACAGCTTCCGCACGTGGAAGGACTTCCTGGCCGGCGGCGAGGGCGTATCGGCCGCCGAGGTGACGGCACGCGCCGAGGCGCTCTCCCCGTCCTCCCCCTCCGACATCGTCTACACCTCCGGCACCACCGGCCGCCCCAAGGGCGCGGTGATCACCCACGCCCAGACCCTGCGGTGCTATGCGATCTGGGCGGAGCTCGCGGGCCTTCGCGCGGGCGACCGCTATTTGATCGTGAACCCGTTCTTCCACACCTTCGGCTACAAGGCGGGCATCATCGCCTGCCTCATGCGGGGCGCGACGATGGTGCCGCAACCGGTGTTCAACGTCGACACCGCGCTCGCCAACATCGCCGCCGAACGCATCTCGGTCCTGCCCGGCCCGCCCACCCTCCACCAGGCGCTCCTCGACCATCCCTCCCGCGACCAGCACGACCTGAGCGCCCTGCGCCTCGTGGTGACCGGCGCCGCGGTGGTGCCGCTGCGCCTGGTCGAGCGGCTGCGGACCGAACTGGGAGTGGACACCGTCCTGACCGCGTACGGCCTGTCCGAGGCGAGCGGCATCGTCACGATGTGCCGCCGCGGCGACCCGGCACAGGTCATCGCCTCGACCTCGGGCCGCGCGATACCCGGCACCGAGATACGCGTCCTGGCCGAGCCGGGCGAACCGGGCGAGATCCAGGTACGCGGATTCAACGTGATGCGCGGCTACTTCGAGGACGCGGCGGAAACGACCCGGACCATCGACACCGACGGCTGGCTGCACACCGGGGACATCGGCGTCCTGGACCCCGCGGGCAACCTGCGCGTCACCGACCGGATCAAGGACATGTTCATCGTCGGCGGCTTCAACGCCTACCCGGCGGAAATAGAGCAACTCCTCGGCCTGCACCCGGAGGTGGCCGACGTGGCCGTGATCGGCATCCCGGACCCCCGCCTCGGCGAAGTCGGCCGCGCCTACGTGATCCGTCGCCCCGGCTCCCCCTTGACGGCGGACGACCTGATCGCCTGGTCCCGCCGCGAGATGGCCAACTACAAGGTACCGAGGGAGGTCGAATTCGTGGCCGAACTCCCGCGCAACGCGAGCGGGAAGGTCGTGAAGGGAGAGCTGCGGGGGAGGTGA